One stretch of Nocardia fluminea DNA includes these proteins:
- a CDS encoding FecCD family ABC transporter permease — protein sequence MTASPPKAVFADTRSRRLLLIAGLLAATLAAVLLSLAVGSKFIAPLDVLQALGGTTDTETGAIVNGLRLPRTLLGVLAGLALGIAGAVIQGHTRNPLADPALLGITQGAALGIVLAVMVGGISSLFGYVWFGFAGALIATITVFVIGATGRGGPTPVTLALAGAAVSYLLQGLISAVVLFDTDVTDIYRFWKAGSLVGSNLDLLGKATPFIVAGIVLALANTSALNALSLGEDTARALGHRVSLARAIGIGSIVLLTGAVVAIAGPLGFVGLVVPHLARGITGPDYRWLVPVAGLLGVVMVLVADIAGRLVLDKGELPAGIMLALVGVPFFIVLVRRRKLVSI from the coding sequence GTGACCGCATCACCGCCCAAAGCCGTATTCGCTGATACGCGGTCTCGCCGGTTGCTACTCATCGCGGGTTTGCTGGCCGCGACGCTCGCGGCCGTTCTGCTCAGTTTGGCCGTCGGCTCGAAATTCATTGCTCCCCTTGATGTTCTGCAGGCCCTCGGCGGCACCACCGACACCGAGACCGGCGCCATCGTCAACGGTCTTCGCCTGCCGCGCACGCTGCTGGGGGTCCTCGCCGGCCTCGCGCTCGGCATCGCGGGCGCGGTGATCCAGGGGCACACCAGAAACCCCCTCGCCGACCCCGCGCTGCTCGGCATCACCCAGGGCGCGGCGCTCGGCATCGTCCTGGCGGTGATGGTCGGCGGCATCTCCAGCCTGTTCGGCTACGTCTGGTTCGGCTTCGCCGGCGCGCTGATCGCCACCATCACCGTGTTCGTCATCGGGGCGACGGGCCGCGGCGGACCGACTCCGGTCACCCTCGCCTTGGCGGGTGCCGCCGTGAGCTACTTGCTGCAGGGCCTGATCTCGGCGGTGGTGCTGTTCGATACCGACGTCACCGACATCTATCGCTTCTGGAAGGCCGGTTCGCTGGTCGGATCCAACCTCGACCTCCTCGGCAAGGCCACCCCGTTCATCGTCGCCGGGATCGTCCTCGCGCTGGCGAACACCTCCGCGCTCAACGCACTCAGCCTCGGCGAGGACACCGCCCGTGCGCTGGGCCATCGCGTCTCCCTGGCACGCGCCATCGGTATCGGCTCGATCGTGCTGCTCACCGGTGCGGTGGTGGCCATCGCGGGACCGCTCGGATTCGTCGGGCTCGTCGTTCCGCACCTCGCGCGCGGCATCACCGGGCCCGACTACCGCTGGCTGGTCCCGGTCGCGGGGCTACTCGGCGTGGTCATGGTGCTGGTCGCCGACATCGCGGGGCGGCTGGTGCTGGACAAGGGCGAACTTCCGGCGGGCATCATGCTCGCCCTGGTCGGTGTCCCGTTCTTCATCGTGTTGGTCCGCCGCCGGAAGCTGGTGAGCATATGA
- a CDS encoding FecCD family ABC transporter permease, whose protein sequence is MSTVRAVRLGPVSWQLRLRTTAVLVAGVALLGAAGCVALALGTYTMPDGGPVTPGDVVAVLTGGGDEGLAYVVWDLRLPRILTGALVGAALALSGAITQGIARNPLSSPDILGVTAGSSVAAVAVIALSGSRGQISGAAAEIGVPVASMLGGLLAALGVFVLAWRGGIEGYRLVLVGLGAGSLLSSVTFWLLSVGDVDIATRAVTWLTGSLNGSSWIQVTPVAIALALLVPVVLGGTHLLGALHFGDDTARSLGVRLNAARLTLLVLAVLLAGVATASAGAIIFIALAVPQVALRLTGSAQPPLLTSAMLGAAFTVTADLVARTLLPAGELPVGVITAVLGAPYLIYLLMRRNRVGKAGV, encoded by the coding sequence ATGAGTACCGTCCGGGCGGTCCGGCTGGGACCGGTGTCCTGGCAGCTGCGCCTTCGCACGACCGCCGTACTGGTGGCCGGGGTCGCGCTTCTCGGCGCCGCGGGTTGCGTCGCGCTGGCGCTGGGCACCTACACGATGCCCGACGGCGGCCCGGTCACGCCGGGGGACGTGGTCGCGGTGCTCACCGGCGGCGGCGACGAGGGCCTGGCCTACGTGGTGTGGGATCTGCGGCTACCCAGGATTCTCACCGGCGCGCTGGTCGGCGCGGCGCTGGCGCTGTCCGGCGCGATCACGCAGGGCATCGCCCGAAATCCGTTGTCCAGTCCCGACATTCTCGGCGTCACCGCGGGCTCGAGCGTCGCCGCCGTCGCGGTGATCGCCCTGTCGGGCAGCCGTGGCCAGATCAGCGGCGCCGCCGCCGAGATCGGCGTGCCGGTGGCGTCCATGCTCGGCGGATTGCTCGCCGCGCTGGGCGTTTTCGTGCTGGCCTGGCGCGGCGGTATCGAGGGCTATCGGCTCGTGCTCGTCGGCCTCGGCGCGGGTTCGTTGCTCTCCAGCGTGACCTTCTGGCTCCTCAGCGTCGGCGACGTGGATATCGCCACGCGGGCGGTCACCTGGCTGACCGGCAGCCTCAACGGCAGCAGCTGGATCCAGGTGACACCGGTGGCGATCGCCCTAGCCCTGCTGGTGCCGGTCGTACTCGGCGGCACCCATCTACTGGGCGCCCTGCACTTCGGTGACGACACCGCCCGCTCACTCGGCGTGCGGCTCAACGCCGCCCGGCTGACCCTGCTGGTGCTGGCCGTGTTGCTCGCCGGAGTGGCGACCGCCTCGGCGGGCGCCATCATCTTCATCGCGCTCGCCGTGCCCCAGGTGGCACTGCGGCTCACCGGTTCGGCCCAACCGCCGCTGCTGACCTCGGCGATGCTCGGCGCCGCCTTCACCGTCACCGCCGACCTCGTCGCCCGCACCCTGCTGCCCGCCGGTGAACTGCCCGTCGGGGTGATCACCGCCGTCCTCGGCGCGCCCTATCTGATCTATCTGTTGATGCGGCGCAATCGCGTCGGGAAAGCGGGCGTGTGA
- a CDS encoding roadblock/LC7 domain-containing protein, giving the protein MTTHLPTADPHTFNWLLGNFVRNTDGVRDTVAVSSDGLLIAMSEGLDRTGADRLAAMVSGLSSLARSASRSYDFDGLKLIMIEMKRGFLLVSALGDGSCLGVIADGGCDVGLVGYEMAILAERAGALLDPLLISELRESLRR; this is encoded by the coding sequence GTGACCACCCACCTACCGACCGCCGATCCACACACGTTCAACTGGCTGCTCGGCAACTTCGTCCGCAATACCGACGGCGTGCGCGACACCGTCGCCGTCTCCTCCGACGGGCTGCTGATCGCGATGTCGGAGGGCCTGGACCGCACCGGCGCCGACCGGCTCGCCGCGATGGTGTCGGGCCTGTCCAGCCTCGCCCGCAGTGCCTCGCGCAGTTACGATTTCGACGGCCTCAAACTGATCATGATCGAGATGAAGCGCGGCTTCCTGCTGGTGTCGGCGCTGGGCGACGGCAGCTGCCTCGGCGTGATCGCCGACGGGGGCTGCGATGTCGGCCTGGTCGGCTACGAGATGGCGATCCTCGCCGAACGCGCCGGAGCCCTGCTCGATCCGCTGCTGATCAGCGAATTGCGAGAGTCGTTGCGCAGATGA
- a CDS encoding ABC transporter ATP-binding protein produces MTVRLQASELTLGYGPTTVVDGLDLDITGGTVTAVIGPNGCGKSTLLRAMARLLRPAGGHVHLDGKRIDRMSTKEVARVLGILPQSPLAPEGLTVTDLVARGRHPHQRWYRQWSDDDEAAITEALTWTDMVEFADRSLDELSGGQRQRAWISMALAQNTDLLLLDEPTTFLDLAHQIEVLDLVRRLHAEAGRTVVMVLHDLNLAARYAHRLVAMRAGRVVAAGTPAEVLTEDVVAQVFGLRAKVIEDPVTGTPLVVPIGPVDTGASHES; encoded by the coding sequence ATGACCGTTCGGCTACAGGCCAGCGAGCTGACCCTCGGCTACGGACCGACCACCGTCGTGGACGGCCTCGACCTCGACATCACCGGCGGCACCGTCACCGCGGTGATCGGGCCCAACGGTTGCGGCAAATCCACCCTGCTGCGCGCGATGGCCCGGCTCCTGCGGCCCGCCGGTGGCCATGTCCACCTGGACGGCAAGCGGATCGACCGCATGTCGACCAAGGAAGTGGCACGCGTCCTGGGCATTCTGCCCCAATCCCCGCTGGCGCCGGAAGGTCTCACCGTCACCGACCTGGTCGCCCGCGGCAGGCACCCGCACCAGCGCTGGTACCGCCAGTGGTCCGACGACGACGAAGCCGCCATCACCGAGGCGCTGACCTGGACCGACATGGTCGAGTTCGCCGATCGCTCCCTCGACGAGCTGTCCGGCGGACAGCGCCAGCGCGCGTGGATCTCGATGGCGCTGGCCCAGAACACCGACCTGCTGCTGCTCGACGAGCCCACCACCTTCCTCGACCTCGCCCACCAGATCGAGGTTCTCGACCTGGTCCGGCGCCTGCACGCCGAAGCGGGCCGGACGGTGGTGATGGTGCTGCACGACTTGAACCTCGCCGCGCGGTACGCGCATCGACTGGTCGCGATGCGCGCGGGCCGGGTGGTTGCCGCGGGTACGCCCGCCGAAGTTCTCACCGAGGACGTGGTGGCGCAGGTCTTCGGGCTGCGTGCCAAGGTGATCGAGGACCCGGTCACCGGTACCCCGCTGGTGGTCCCGATCGGCCCCGTCGACACCGGCGCATCGCACGAATCCTGA
- a CDS encoding ABC transporter substrate-binding protein has protein sequence MNTPLSRRLAAAAVVAAAVLSLSACGQDRTTTGAAGSDCDTASNLDGGAYPRTIEKGAVKDPAGADVGTVVDPATITTRPVRIAALDQTFVDAALVLNTEVVAYTTYQAMGEKLPAFLGSAAETCGGRAVNIGNLQTPDIEKLAGARPDLIVSAKVRHEKQYEQFKGIKLGSGTVPVVFSQTTGATWKENLLLLAKAVDKENLAKAELAAYQDRAAKIGAAIKAKNGGNAPTVSLLRFLPKEDRLMQRVSFVGDIFADTGLNQPDKSTDPKNDFSITLSPERLLDADADYIFLTSNGEDAAAQRKAAAEANPLWNQLRGKVTPVDDLVWLTSVGLTGAHAVLDDIAKTFAVDPAK, from the coding sequence ATGAACACCCCACTGAGCCGCCGGCTCGCCGCTGCCGCCGTAGTCGCCGCGGCCGTCCTGAGTCTGTCCGCGTGTGGACAGGACCGGACGACCACCGGCGCCGCGGGCAGCGATTGCGACACCGCGAGCAACCTCGACGGCGGTGCCTACCCGCGCACCATCGAGAAGGGAGCGGTCAAGGACCCGGCGGGCGCCGATGTCGGCACCGTGGTCGATCCGGCCACCATCACCACCCGGCCGGTCCGGATCGCGGCGCTCGACCAGACCTTCGTCGACGCCGCCCTGGTGCTGAACACCGAAGTGGTCGCGTACACGACGTACCAGGCCATGGGCGAGAAGCTGCCCGCGTTCCTCGGCTCGGCCGCCGAGACCTGCGGCGGGCGTGCGGTGAACATCGGCAACCTGCAGACTCCCGATATCGAGAAGCTGGCCGGCGCCCGGCCGGATCTGATCGTGTCGGCGAAGGTGCGCCACGAGAAGCAGTACGAGCAGTTCAAGGGCATCAAGCTCGGTTCGGGCACCGTGCCGGTCGTGTTCAGCCAGACCACCGGCGCCACCTGGAAGGAGAACCTGCTGCTGCTGGCCAAGGCGGTCGACAAGGAGAACCTGGCGAAGGCCGAGCTGGCGGCGTACCAGGACCGCGCCGCCAAGATCGGGGCGGCGATCAAGGCGAAGAACGGTGGCAACGCGCCCACCGTGTCGCTGCTGCGCTTCCTGCCCAAGGAGGACCGGCTGATGCAGCGGGTCAGCTTCGTCGGTGACATTTTCGCCGACACCGGCCTGAACCAGCCCGACAAGTCCACCGATCCGAAGAACGATTTCTCGATCACGCTGAGCCCCGAGCGTCTCCTCGACGCCGACGCCGACTACATCTTCCTCACCAGCAACGGCGAGGACGCCGCCGCCCAGCGCAAGGCGGCCGCCGAGGCCAACCCGCTGTGGAACCAGCTGCGCGGCAAGGTCACCCCGGTCGACGACCTGGTCTGGCTGACCTCCGTCGGCCTCACCGGCGCCCACGCGGTCCTCGACGACATCGCAAAGACGTTCGCGGTCGACCCGGCGAAGTAG
- a CDS encoding DUF742 domain-containing protein, whose amino-acid sequence MRDFDLPRLPDPRMIPMNQPAGWRGPVPAVPVTPNQHDDVDDRFVRPFVVTAGRTVPVLDGLRIETLVQAPPSALSAPLRFEERTVVQLCLTPHSIAEIGAALRVPIGIAKVIVSDLASAGHVTVRDAPELSTAAIERIRDLVRAL is encoded by the coding sequence ATGAGAGATTTCGATCTCCCGCGGTTGCCCGACCCGCGCATGATCCCGATGAACCAGCCGGCGGGGTGGCGCGGTCCCGTCCCGGCGGTGCCGGTGACCCCCAACCAGCACGACGATGTCGACGACCGCTTCGTTCGCCCGTTCGTGGTCACCGCGGGCCGCACCGTCCCGGTGCTGGACGGCCTGCGCATCGAAACCCTCGTCCAGGCACCGCCGTCCGCGCTGTCGGCACCGCTGCGGTTCGAAGAACGTACCGTGGTGCAGCTGTGCCTGACGCCGCACTCCATCGCCGAAATCGGTGCCGCTCTGCGGGTTCCGATCGGCATCGCCAAGGTGATCGTCAGCGATCTGGCGTCGGCGGGGCATGTGACCGTCCGTGACGCGCCGGAACTGTCGACCGCCGCCATCGAGAGGATCCGCGACCTTGTGCGCGCACTTTGA
- a CDS encoding GTP-binding protein yields the protein MPSSVKIVVSGGFGVGKTTFIGAISEIEPLVTEASMTEVSLGIDDPGRRAEKTATTVALDFGRITLDRSLILYLFGTPGQDRFVFLWDDLVDGALGAVIVVDTGRVEDCYPVLDYFEEHHTPFVVVVNRFADATRFDLGEVREALGLDDWIPVLDCDARDRDSVRDVLVALLEQVLLHRVQPRHQEVS from the coding sequence ATGCCGTCCTCGGTGAAGATCGTGGTCAGCGGCGGCTTCGGCGTCGGTAAGACCACCTTCATCGGCGCCATCTCCGAAATCGAGCCACTGGTCACCGAAGCCTCGATGACCGAGGTCTCCCTCGGTATCGACGACCCCGGGCGCCGGGCCGAGAAGACCGCGACCACCGTGGCTTTGGACTTCGGCCGGATCACCCTCGACCGATCGCTGATCCTCTACCTCTTCGGCACTCCCGGCCAGGACCGATTCGTCTTCCTCTGGGACGACCTGGTCGACGGCGCCCTCGGAGCGGTGATCGTCGTCGACACCGGCCGCGTCGAGGACTGCTATCCCGTCCTCGACTACTTCGAGGAACACCACACACCCTTCGTCGTGGTGGTGAACCGCTTCGCCGACGCCACCCGCTTCGATCTCGGTGAAGTCCGCGAAGCCCTCGGCCTCGACGACTGGATCCCGGTGCTGGACTGCGACGCCCGCGACCGCGACTCCGTGCGCGATGTCCTGGTGGCCCTGCTCGAACAGGTCCTGCTGCACCGCGTCCAGCCCCGCCACCAGGAGGTGAGCTGA
- a CDS encoding lipase family protein: MRSPFVRRWLALATGLLAAATVVTAGPAAAEPSATPPPVIPLPPEWDPGFYLPPPDVVAATEPGAIIAVRQVRIADFGLLPIDVDAWQVSYRSNNSRDEAIPAVATLIKPRGQAPAPRKLLSVQLAEDSTAGYCAPSYALQHLSVAAAAGQIVVPAEFLFAQAALSQGWAVVIPDHQGPNSAYAAGPLAGRITLDGIRAATGFAPLEVGPDAPVGLYGYSGGSIATGHAAELHRGYAPELNIVGAAEGGVGADLGAALSMANNQLTSGLVFAAVVGLTREYPDFAAYLDQRLDPLGRALVAVKSPLCVQYQSALLPFLNLTGMIGSDGNPLDDPPVATMLDDTRMGSSVPDMPLFLWHSAWDEILPLAATDTLVDTYCRDPNTSLTYTRDHTSEHIVAEVVGGPAALLWLRDRLDGIPAPAGCTTSDAGTMAATPGALDFLGDSLAAKFASLFGTPLGSR, encoded by the coding sequence ATGAGATCTCCCTTCGTTCGGCGATGGCTTGCCCTTGCCACCGGTTTGCTCGCGGCCGCGACGGTGGTGACCGCCGGGCCGGCCGCCGCCGAGCCGTCGGCGACGCCCCCGCCGGTGATCCCGCTCCCGCCCGAATGGGATCCGGGCTTCTACCTGCCGCCCCCGGACGTGGTCGCGGCGACCGAGCCGGGTGCGATCATCGCCGTCCGACAGGTCCGGATCGCCGATTTCGGCCTGCTGCCGATCGATGTCGACGCATGGCAGGTGTCCTACCGCTCCAACAACAGCCGTGACGAGGCCATCCCCGCGGTCGCCACCCTGATCAAGCCGCGCGGGCAGGCACCGGCACCACGCAAACTACTGTCGGTGCAGCTGGCCGAGGACTCGACCGCGGGCTACTGCGCGCCGTCCTATGCGCTGCAACACCTTTCGGTCGCCGCCGCGGCAGGCCAGATCGTGGTACCCGCCGAATTCCTGTTCGCCCAGGCAGCGCTGTCCCAGGGCTGGGCCGTGGTGATTCCGGACCATCAGGGCCCGAACTCGGCCTACGCGGCCGGACCGCTGGCAGGCCGGATCACCCTCGACGGCATTCGCGCCGCGACCGGCTTCGCCCCCCTCGAGGTGGGACCGGACGCGCCGGTCGGGCTCTACGGCTACTCCGGAGGTTCCATCGCGACCGGCCACGCCGCCGAACTCCACCGCGGCTACGCGCCCGAATTGAACATCGTGGGCGCGGCCGAAGGCGGGGTCGGGGCCGATCTCGGTGCCGCCCTGAGCATGGCGAACAATCAGCTGACCTCGGGTCTGGTCTTCGCCGCCGTAGTCGGCCTCACCCGTGAGTACCCCGATTTCGCCGCCTACCTCGATCAGCGCCTCGACCCGCTCGGCCGAGCCCTCGTCGCCGTCAAATCCCCGCTGTGCGTGCAGTACCAGTCGGCGCTGCTGCCGTTCCTGAACCTGACCGGCATGATCGGCTCCGACGGCAATCCCCTCGACGATCCGCCGGTCGCGACGATGCTCGACGACACCCGTATGGGCAGCTCCGTCCCCGATATGCCGTTGTTCCTGTGGCATTCCGCGTGGGACGAGATCCTGCCCCTCGCCGCCACCGACACCTTGGTCGACACCTACTGCCGCGACCCGAACACGTCGCTGACCTACACCCGCGACCACACCAGCGAACACATCGTGGCCGAAGTGGTCGGCGGCCCGGCCGCACTGCTCTGGCTCCGCGACCGCCTCGACGGCATCCCCGCCCCCGCCGGCTGCACCACCTCCGACGCGGGCACCATGGCCGCCACCCCGGGCGCCCTCGACTTCCTCGGCGACTCGCTCGCCGCGAAGTTCGCGTCCCTGTTCGGCACGCCGCTGGGCAGCCGCTGA
- a CDS encoding sensor histidine kinase, whose protein sequence is MRARSRPTSTGTRSDGGARQRRAGAGLIRPRTISGQLARILVVSLVLVLALLGLTMSTQVSAYRRSGETVDAVAVALAAQDLVQQVQRERGLSNGLLGGDQRLRQSVTDQRAGTDAALHALVNAVVGEPPGAGEVRSALGHLAGLPAIRSQVDNRNVTRQAAFQFYTDGIDALNRLSLGLDQARDPAVRHGLQALYALGDAKEFAARERGFLNGVFAAGEFAPGEYVQFLDIRAARNAALTAFGHDATPAQRARLDAVLASESATRATESENIAIASTLGPLVEQVDPAVWWAQMTSVIDEQRIVQQVIGDDVGARAERLRRDAALLLAAFALAALLAIAVEFVLVFASIKAIVRPLARLATEADDVASTRLPEVIAAWHSSADAQPDPPAPVRTPAGAGVEIAAVAHALDRVQTTAFDLASEQALVRRNTTESMANLARRNQNLVRRQLGLISEFEREELDPKALSNLFELDHLATRMRRNAESLLVLVGEASPRRWAEPIALTDVIRAGLSEVDDYRRVVLRRIDDIAVTGAVVSELAHILAELIENGLAFSPPDLEVEVYGRKVPGGYLLAVVDHGVGMPAEQLAEANARLRGEQDFIVASTRYLGHYVVGRLAGRLGIDVELNTSPVSGIVARLLLPPSLLADGKAGPTGDSRNGAASQGPAEPGSMERTATSGVAMVGSVVPARNGATIGSATPGHHAVQPGVTGAERAGSRPIGSSDATSPVNRGGPAAPADTNGRSRHSRPAESGANGSGADSARHPSTGSAYAQFLSSATDSAHSRNGGARDGASAEDRYGVIAPEQSEGAARGRNGSARPRSHELPAVESIGTAAVERTRNGLVKRSKRAKITGAPERPRRDSAARPDRPPVVERTPDQTRSMLSSFRTGHERGGETESASIPVDPTR, encoded by the coding sequence GTGCGTGCACGTTCCCGGCCGACCTCGACCGGAACCCGATCGGACGGCGGCGCTCGACAGCGGCGAGCCGGCGCTGGGCTGATCCGGCCGCGCACCATTTCCGGTCAGCTCGCCCGGATCCTGGTGGTCTCGCTGGTGCTGGTGCTCGCCCTGCTCGGGCTGACGATGTCGACACAGGTCAGTGCCTATCGCCGCAGCGGGGAGACCGTGGACGCCGTGGCGGTGGCGCTGGCCGCGCAGGACCTGGTCCAGCAGGTGCAGCGCGAGCGCGGCCTGAGCAACGGCCTGCTCGGCGGTGACCAACGCCTGCGTCAATCCGTCACCGACCAGCGCGCGGGCACCGACGCGGCCCTGCACGCCCTGGTGAACGCCGTGGTGGGAGAGCCGCCCGGTGCCGGGGAGGTGCGCTCGGCGCTGGGCCATCTGGCGGGGCTGCCCGCGATCCGCTCGCAGGTCGACAATCGCAACGTCACCCGGCAGGCGGCGTTCCAGTTCTACACCGACGGCATCGACGCGCTGAACCGCCTCTCACTCGGTCTCGACCAGGCGCGTGACCCGGCCGTCCGGCACGGCCTGCAAGCGCTCTACGCCCTCGGTGACGCGAAGGAGTTCGCGGCCCGCGAACGCGGTTTCCTCAACGGCGTGTTCGCCGCGGGAGAATTCGCGCCGGGGGAGTACGTGCAGTTCCTCGACATCCGCGCCGCGCGTAATGCCGCGCTCACCGCGTTCGGCCACGACGCGACACCCGCTCAGCGGGCGCGCCTCGACGCGGTGCTGGCGAGTGAGAGTGCCACGCGGGCAACCGAATCGGAGAACATCGCGATCGCCTCGACGCTGGGGCCGCTGGTCGAGCAGGTCGACCCGGCCGTGTGGTGGGCGCAGATGACCTCGGTCATCGACGAGCAGCGGATCGTGCAGCAGGTGATCGGCGACGATGTCGGTGCGCGGGCCGAGAGACTGCGCCGCGACGCCGCGCTGCTGCTGGCCGCCTTCGCGCTGGCCGCGCTGCTGGCGATCGCCGTCGAGTTCGTGCTCGTGTTCGCCAGCATCAAGGCGATCGTCCGGCCGTTGGCCCGGCTGGCCACCGAAGCCGACGATGTCGCCTCCACCCGGCTCCCCGAGGTGATCGCGGCCTGGCACAGTTCCGCCGACGCCCAACCCGATCCCCCCGCCCCGGTACGCACGCCTGCCGGTGCGGGCGTCGAGATCGCCGCTGTCGCGCACGCGTTGGATCGGGTGCAGACCACCGCGTTCGACCTCGCCTCCGAGCAGGCGCTGGTGCGGCGCAACACCACCGAGTCGATGGCGAATCTGGCGCGGCGCAATCAGAACCTGGTGCGTCGTCAGCTCGGCTTGATCAGCGAGTTCGAACGCGAGGAACTCGACCCCAAGGCTCTGTCGAACCTGTTCGAACTCGACCACCTGGCCACCCGCATGCGACGCAACGCCGAAAGCCTGCTGGTGCTGGTCGGCGAGGCGAGTCCGCGCCGATGGGCCGAACCGATCGCGCTCACCGACGTGATCCGGGCCGGGCTGTCGGAGGTGGACGACTATCGGCGGGTGGTGCTGCGCCGGATCGACGACATCGCGGTGACCGGCGCCGTCGTGAGCGAATTGGCGCACATCCTGGCCGAACTCATCGAGAACGGACTGGCTTTCTCGCCACCCGATCTCGAGGTCGAGGTCTACGGCCGCAAGGTGCCGGGCGGCTACCTGCTCGCCGTGGTCGATCACGGTGTCGGCATGCCCGCCGAGCAGCTCGCCGAAGCCAACGCGCGGCTGCGTGGTGAACAGGACTTCATCGTCGCCTCCACCCGCTACCTGGGCCACTATGTGGTCGGTCGGCTGGCAGGTCGGCTCGGCATCGACGTGGAACTGAACACCTCACCGGTCAGCGGCATCGTCGCCCGCCTGCTCCTGCCGCCGTCCCTGCTCGCCGACGGAAAGGCCGGGCCGACAGGGGATTCGCGCAACGGCGCCGCAAGCCAGGGTCCGGCGGAGCCCGGATCCATGGAGCGCACGGCTACCTCCGGCGTCGCGATGGTGGGATCGGTTGTCCCCGCGCGCAACGGCGCCACGATCGGTTCGGCGACGCCGGGCCATCACGCCGTCCAGCCCGGCGTGACCGGTGCGGAGCGGGCCGGCAGTCGACCGATCGGATCCTCCGATGCCACGTCCCCCGTCAACCGTGGGGGCCCGGCAGCGCCGGCCGACACGAACGGCCGGTCGCGACACAGCCGACCCGCGGAATCGGGAGCCAACGGCAGTGGTGCGGACTCGGCGCGCCATCCGAGCACCGGTTCCGCTTATGCCCAGTTCCTCAGTAGCGCAACGGATTCCGCGCACTCGCGTAATGGTGGAGCCCGCGACGGCGCATCGGCCGAGGACCGCTACGGCGTGATAGCCCCAGAGCAGTCGGAGGGTGCCGCCCGAGGACGCAACGGCTCGGCGAGACCGCGATCGCATGAACTGCCCGCCGTGGAGTCCATCGGCACCGCCGCCGTCGAACGCACCCGCAACGGCCTGGTCAAACGCAGCAAGCGGGCCAAGATCACGGGTGCCCCCGAACGGCCCCGCCGCGACTCGGCAGCTCGGCCGGACCGGCCCCCGGTCGTCGAACGGACCCCCGACCAGACCCGCAGCATGCTCTCCTCGTTCCGCACCGGCCACGAACGCGGCGGCGAGACCGAATCCGCTTCCATCCCAGTCGATCCCACCCGCTGA
- a CDS encoding PspA/IM30 family protein gives MSETSELLGRLAALPDGELVSVLRAAVAGRPGLGAVAAALAQAEIGHAESGSPVTLDTNIVDADVVPVASGQVGGAIPVPPVPSGPPVTGAPTATGGYSTSGVPTFDSVRDKVEQRFGTAQGMDELDRRTPAGRSVDEQWEAREKAARERLDQIRKSVQGNDSGEK, from the coding sequence ATGAGCGAAACGAGCGAACTCCTCGGCCGCCTGGCCGCGCTGCCCGACGGCGAGCTGGTCTCGGTGCTGCGCGCCGCGGTCGCCGGGCGCCCCGGGCTCGGCGCGGTCGCCGCCGCGCTGGCCCAGGCCGAGATCGGTCATGCCGAATCCGGATCGCCTGTGACTCTGGACACGAACATCGTCGACGCGGATGTGGTGCCCGTCGCATCCGGGCAGGTCGGAGGCGCGATCCCGGTACCGCCGGTACCGTCCGGGCCCCCGGTGACCGGCGCACCCACCGCCACCGGCGGGTATTCCACTTCCGGAGTGCCGACATTCGACTCGGTTCGGGATAAGGTCGAGCAGCGTTTCGGCACCGCGCAGGGAATGGACGAGCTCGACCGTCGGACTCCCGCGGGTCGCAGCGTCGACGAACAGTGGGAGGCGCGGGAGAAAGCCGCGCGTGAGCGGCTGGATCAGATCCGGAAATCGGTGCAGGGCAACGATTCCGGCGAGAAGTAG
- a CDS encoding TetR/AcrR family transcriptional regulator has translation MTSGRTRHNYTGTSVAERQVERRALFIDAGLTVFAEKSYANSSLTDVCAVAGLSRRQFYEQFAGREELLVAVYDSVQDKAGAAVAAALAATDSDDLRTLIEAAVGAYTRAITDDIRCAKVAFVDIVGVSPDIEAYRAQVRDRWGEVVTAIVAGRDGVRMPVGGWRMPMAAFIGAVNGAVHQWSLDDPRPPVDELVDVFSTILNSLISAPSPGA, from the coding sequence GTGACATCTGGGCGGACTCGACACAACTACACCGGCACTTCGGTTGCCGAACGCCAGGTCGAGCGCCGGGCGCTGTTCATCGACGCGGGCCTGACCGTCTTCGCGGAGAAGTCGTACGCCAACAGTTCGCTGACCGATGTGTGCGCGGTCGCGGGGCTGTCGCGCCGGCAGTTCTACGAGCAGTTCGCCGGGCGCGAGGAACTGCTCGTCGCGGTGTACGACTCAGTGCAGGACAAGGCCGGGGCGGCGGTGGCCGCGGCCCTGGCAGCGACGGATTCCGACGACCTGCGCACTCTCATCGAGGCCGCTGTAGGAGCCTACACGAGGGCGATCACCGACGATATCCGTTGTGCCAAAGTAGCTTTCGTCGACATCGTCGGCGTGAGCCCCGATATCGAGGCGTATCGGGCGCAGGTCAGGGATCGGTGGGGTGAGGTGGTCACCGCGATCGTGGCCGGGCGCGACGGGGTACGGATGCCGGTCGGCGGTTGGCGAATGCCGATGGCGGCGTTCATCGGGGCGGTGAACGGTGCGGTGCACCAGTGGAGCCTGGATGATCCGCGACCACCGGTCGATGAACTCGTCGATGTCTTCTCCACCATCCTGAACAGCCTGATCTCCGCGCCGTCTCCCGGCGCGTGA